Genomic segment of Plasmodium brasilianum strain Bolivian I chromosome 8, whole genome shotgun sequence:
GATGATTGATGAAGCCAATGCTGATAAGGTTGACAACTGTTATGGGAACATAATAGAAGGAGAAGACGGAACAATGGGGAAATGTAGAgcttatatatttagtagTAGCTGTGAGAAGGAAGAGACAAATTCAAGAAAAAGAGAATTCTGggaaattttcaaaaaaaccATGATAAACAAAACAATTTATGAAGATGAATTTAGTAATGATGGAAAGTGTCCAGAATATTCAGATATATTTAGTATAACTATAATGGGAGATAAAGGTAAGGGAAAAAGTTTTTTggttattaattttataaataatttattaaattattacaacAGTGTTTTTTTGCTAGATATTGATATTGGACAGCCGATCATAGGGGTAAGCGGCTTTTtatccatatataaaataaaatattcgttacacagttataatttttttgaaaagaaaccaaaatgtattaagaaaatattttttggagGTTGCTCTatcaatgaaaatataaattattttattaaatgtttggaatatctatataatttcttattctctgtgtatttgaaaaaaaaagaggagaatagaaaaaaaaaaaaaaaaaacaataattattGCTGTTATCCAATAGTTATTAACACTTTTGGGTGGGTAAAAGATATTggtttatttttgttaaatttaaatattttgttaagcaaatgtaattttattgttcAAATCGATTCtcttaaaattaatgaaaatgttaaaaaaaatttaagtaaaGAAGAATTTCATTCATATGTGTTTAATGATTTTCTCCTGATAAAGCAAGgtgaaaaagataaaaaaagcaAGTTTACCATTTTGAATTTGAACAATAAAAACGTTTCTATAACTGCTAAGGGACattcaatttttaatattataagtgAGTATAGTAACCTAAATGagagtaatttttttttctacgaTTTTTCCATGTCCTTTCGAAAGAAtgacaaaaaagaaaaggaaaagggaGGAAAGAGTAAACAATATTCTGCCCTGAACATGTCAggtaattttttaagaaatgaCACAACTGAAAAATATTTGGGAGAATTCAAAAAATCGGACGACGGTAGGGGCAAATTAAGAAACAGCGATTTTAATGGATATGGTGACAATTACTGCAGTTATGGTGATACATATAACTATAGGAACTGtaatagttataataattatgggAGTTATGACCGTTACGACCATTATAACGATCGTAATAAATACGGAAGCTTCAATAATTACACGGATCATAGTAATTATAGCATTCACAATAGCTATGACAACCACGGTAATTATACCAAGCACAATAGTGCCCCTTACATATACCATTTAAATGATAGGAGAAATTTTAGCTTTTTCAGTAATAATCTTAACGACATGAACAGTAGTATTTATCGTTTAAACAACaatgtacataaaataaaatacctAAATTTTAACTGGGACACGctgtattatattacaaataatagAGACAGgtgtaataataacaaaggagattttatggaaaataatttttatcgtGAAAGAGGAAAAGCCTCTGAACCCAAAAATGATTATGATGtagaaacaaataaaaataacttgAAGAATGGGAATGAGTCTGAAATGAAAGGCATTGAAAATTacgatatttttaaaaagaagatggataatttttttgaaaggaACTGTATGAggataataaattttgtgagttataaaaaaattttatcctATGAAAATgtgaataaaaatactaaCATGAATAATAGTAAGACTAAAATTTTCTCCTTATtaccaaaaaatttaagatcATATAgatttttttgtcattttttttctaaatttaagaaaataattttttatattcacagttattcattttatgatGGTCTAAatgacttttttttaaaacatgaaAATTGTATGAACAGGCAGAGAATGCTGGTATGTAACGAATGGAACAATTGGCATTATAGTAATAActtatatgaagaaaataatatgaataacatAGAAGGGATACAATTTAATGGAAATAAATTAGAAGAAAGATAcaagaaaaaggaatatgATGTTTTATGTATACGTGACGATATATATAAGGATACAGAAGAGAGTATTGTTGATTTAAgacgaaataaaaatggCGTAACTAAtgatgatattaaaaaattaactacAAATTGTAATCTACAAgttagaaatattttaagtacAGATAAAAGCGAAGAGACAAAAGAGGAAGTGCCTGAGCGTTCagataaaatttacaaaCGTTTATGTAACAGCCTTTTATTTACATGTgcgatattttatttaagaaATGTTAAACTGAGCAATATTCaatttaagaataataatcCTGAAATTTATAAGAATGATgatttttttgcatataaatacttctttaacaatattatatgCTTATGTAATGATAATACATTACCAATAtgtgatgaaaaaaaaggagctaataataatgatgacgGTTATagtgatgataataatgatggtTATCGGGATAATGATAAAGAGGTTAAGTATTACATTGACCATTTCCAAATAGACGCCTATTTTGAGAGCGTAAACTGcattattaaaaaggaagatttaaaaaagaataatgtaGAATTAGTTCCAATATGCGAATATTTTACTCATATATTAACAGCCTATGTAAAACTTATTGATGATATGAaacttataatatatttaccgTACTGGTTTAATAATTTCGATTTACTTAATAATGTGAACACTTTTGTGTCTGGAACGAATCTCATACCTCATAACATAAATGATATGATCAAAAACTATTCCTTCTACCAAGATATTGTATGTACCAACGATGTAAAAACGATTAAGTTCCTAAAAAGGAGCAAGTCATTTGTAGATAAAGACTTAAATAtaccaaaataaaaatgaaaagggcAGAAAGGTcattatacttaaaaaagtACAGCTAAATTAAGGGAAGGATTTACATGAGTGGGGGTGGGGGTATAATTAACTAACACTTGTATTCCTACACACCCGTTTGTTTTGAGTATGCTTATATGTGCgcatataaatttacatatttatgattatatatatatttatgcacatTGTTCAGCAA
This window contains:
- a CDS encoding CLP1 P-loop domain-containing protein, whose translation is MYRSESNSRCFHNFEYNLIKSLDTVKKIKSYEDSIYIHTKCCGKEITKKKIYISALNYDEYILVRGNFRFRLIKGLAIFNGEIIKPSKEYINVRIPDFYPLFELRALNINNIKYENNAFKFCTYDSKNFSNDGKIDFRAGRHISPNNVVKNSKKMNLHKMVILTNHDDINVINERVDNTDEMNIDSESNEGECLYESADTVLQYYLFGLNLLQENNIKRKEFYEYLMNSDKEDIASFSSPYMMNTIKLSLYFEKYPVIIVFQKKRDFLYYFYINSYLKKLNLSNYKQNMSVYINTYQMSYVLKEFLLYIHNNKTYKMQEIVQNVEGITKKWNYRSGDLNKFVHKKMIDEANADKVDNCYGNIIEGEDGTMGKCRAYIFSSSCEKEETNSRKREFWEIFKKTMINKTIYEDEFSNDGKCPEYSDIFSITIMGDKGKGKSFLVINFINNLLNYYNSVFLLDIDIGQPIIGVSGFLSIYKIKYSLHSYNFFEKKPKCIKKIFFGGCSINENINYFIKCLEYLYNFLFSVYLKKKEENRKKKKKNNNYCCYPIVINTFGWVKDIGLFLLNLNILLSKCNFIVQIDSLKINENVKKNLSKEEFHSYVFNDFLLIKQGEKDKKSKFTILNLNNKNVSITAKGHSIFNIISEYSNLNESNFFFYDFSMSFRKNDKKEKEKGGKSKQYSALNMSGNFLRNDTTEKYLGEFKKSDDGRGKLRNSDFNGYGDNYCSYGDTYNYRNCNSYNNYGSYDRYDHYNDRNKYGSFNNYTDHSNYSIHNSYDNHGNYTKHNSAPYIYHLNDRRNFSFFSNNLNDMNSSIYRLNNNVHKIKYLNFNWDTLYYITNNRDRCNNNKGDFMENNFYRERGKASEPKNDYDVETNKNNLKNGNESEMKGIENYDIFKKKMDNFFERNCMRIINFVSYKKILSYENVNKNTNMNNSKTKIFSLLPKNLRSYRFFCHFFSKFKKIIFYIHSYSFYDGLNDFFLKHENCMNRQRMLVCNEWNNWHYSNNLYEENNMNNIEGIQFNGNKLEERYKKKEYDVLCIRDDIYKDTEESIVDLRRNKNGVTNDDIKKLTTNCNLQVRNILSTDKSEETKEEVPERSDKIYKRLCNSLLFTCAIFYLRNVKLSNIQFKNNNPEIYKNDDFFAYKYFFNNIICLCNDNTLPICDEKKGANNNDDGYSDDNNDGYRDNDKEVKYYIDHFQIDAYFESVNCIIKKEDLKKNNVELVPICEYFTHILTAYVKLIDDMKLIIYLPYWFNNFDLLNNVNTFVSGTNLIPHNINDMIKNYSFYQDIVCTNDVKTIKFLKRSKSFVDKDLNIPK